The following coding sequences are from one Maniola jurtina chromosome 14, ilManJurt1.1, whole genome shotgun sequence window:
- the LOC123871878 gene encoding protein Gawky isoform X1 produces MSNVSVILCVPHLIKDNCYSNIDTVTEPMQCNYSTSMSVVITNKFGAYKRVEEKNESQRVSVKMVDNNIYNVEFVDSIQQNQMIGDTPNYCIPLKINAITVQGISYSDPYFSSFNLNYKMALGAPEYMNKSDYAFKSSVCIIQDEPCTDKTLLKHMSAHKMICKTNTRINMSYDKSLETDHDNKVKHVSIETPKQPHKVKTFANGELTFDAMVELLDKENEILIELRKTEGANSWGVPRRLRLVGGGESSLNAASGWGSPPASNNAANWGGNSSGQTNNGTNNTQQWNNTQRPPTSQADMNSNKGNGNQIPPTSAASQSWQSSPPNMPNSQQNNNGAPQSNGTNNAANANGNGANPASTNGPSSNGSNGNSNNNSSAKIEQLNSMREALYSQDGWGGQHVNQDTNWDVPGSPEPGSKVEPATAGAQPAWKPSINNGAFLGTDLWEANLRNGGQPPPQPASKTPWGHTPTTNIGGTWGEDDDAADTGNVWTGAPPPQQWPAGPPQHTQQWAVPKKDDWNAWGEPHRPSDPRLDPHRTPDPRQQPADPRHDLRGGISGRLNGDMWSQHHQHPSGPNKMMPASSVNQWGAQGPKEPIKSSGWEEPSPPAARRTGTGFDDGTSLWQRGMGGMSRGAPQGPPASQRIAPAPTKPDAVWGAHSQRNGSWEEPHATGWGERDVPAWPDASGPALWPVPKPKPSGPAAWPDDIGEWGGPKPPQSAMPHGKQLPKEMVWNSKQFRYLVELGYKKEDVEAALRSRDMNAEEALEALVAARGDGWRRDDHFHHGPFQPQPTVPSVPPAVVQKLLNQPPPPSVQHHPSYNPNSGTGSSGQPSTAQLRMLVQQIQMAVSAGYLNHQILNQPLAPQTLVLLNQLLQQIKVLQHLVQQHTLAIPKPNSSVAMQFSMQITKAKQQITGLQNQIANQQALYMQKQQTGGSDLFKQSHDPLAPLHNNFSDLNIKDSQSAYGPGNQQSRLTQWKLPSLDKDGEGTDFSRAPGTAKSATSPQLGQIGLQPESTWGMGRASEGWGDSGADVADGKDTWPSHATHPPAYDLVPEFEPGKPWKGNQMKNVEDDPAMTPGSVRSPLSLPSSIKDTDMLGGKTSPPGGERSLSSSTWSYAPPATSAGALKPMDAWSAKPRPAPPGLAKWPQHHVNSRPVTSWQASTWLLLKNLTAQIDGSTLKTLCLQHGPLQNFHLYLNQGLALARYATREEAAKAQMALNNCVLSNTTIFAESPAESEVQMILQHLGQGGGGAWRGGGGGAKDGWGGGFPGLWPEQHEQRATPSSLNSFLPPDLLGGESI; encoded by the exons ATGTCTAATGTTTCTGTAATATTATGTGTTCCACATTTAATTAAGGATAATTGTTATTCCAATATTGATACTGTTACCGAACCAATGCAATGTAATTACTCCACCTCCATGTCGGTGGTGATCACAAATAAATTTGGTGCTTATAAGCGAGTCGAAGAGAAGAATGAAAGTCAGCGAGTTAGTGTAAAAatggtagataataatatttataatgtagaGTTTGTTGATAGTATCCAACAAAACCAAATGATTGGCGATACGCCTAACTACTGCATTCCTTTAAAGATTAACGCCATAACAGTCCAGGGTATCTCATACAGTGACCCGTATTTCAGTAGCTTTAACTTAAACTATAAGATGGCGTTGGGAGCGCCGGAGTATATGAACAAGTCTGATTACGCTTTTAAATCCTCAGTTTGTATTATACAAGATGAGCCTTGCACGGACAAGACGCTACTAAAACATATGTCTGCTCATAAAATGATATGTAAAACGAACACTCGAATCAATATGTCTTACGACAAGTCTCTTGAAACCGACCATGACAATAAAGTGAAGCATGTTAGTATTGAAACACCAAAGCAACCACACAAAGTGAAGACTTTTGCCAACGGTGAGCTAACATTCGATGCAATGGTGGAGTTGCTTGATAAGGAGAATGAGATCCTCATAGAATTGAGGAAGACTGAAGGTGCGAACTCATGGGGAGTCCCACGCAGATTACGGCTGGTTGGTGGCGGAGAGAGCTCACTCAATGCTGCCAGTGGCTGGGGCAGCCCGCCTGCATCTAATAATG CTGCGAATTGGGGTGGTAATTCCAGTGGCCAAACAAATAACGGAACTAATAATACTCAACAGTGGAACAACACCCAGCGGCCGCCCACTTCCCAAGCTGACA TGAACAGTAACAAGGGGAATGGCAATCAGATCCCGCCGACCAGTGCAGCGTCGCAGAGTTGGCAATCCTCCCCGCCTAATATGCCAAATTCACAGCAGAACAACAATGGTGCACCTCAAAGTAATG GCACAAACAATGCTGCCAACGCTAACGGCAATGGTGCCAACCCCGCGAGCACAAACGGGCCGTCTTCGAATGGCAGTAACGGGAATTCGAATAACAATTCCTCGGCGAAAATAGAACAGCTGAACTCCATGCGAGAGGCGTTGTACAGCCAGGATGGCTGGGGAGGC CAACACGTGAACCAAGATACTAATTGGGATGTGCCTGGGTCCCCCGAACCGGGTTCGAAAGTTGAGCCTGCCACCGCTGGAGCCCAACCGGCTTGGAAGCCGAGTATTAATAATGGTGCTTTTCTCGGAACTGATCTTTGGGAGGCTAATTTGAGGAACGGGGGACAGCCTCCGCCGCAGCCCGCTTCGAAGACTCCATGGGGACACACCCCTACGACGAATATCGGGGGCACATGGGGCGAAGATGATGACGCTGCGGATACTGGGAACGTTTGGACGGGGGCTCCTCCTCCCCAGCAATGGCCGGCTGGACCTCCCCAACATACGCAGCAATGGGCAGTACCGAAGAAAGACGACTGGAATGCTTGGGGTGAACCTCACAGGCCTTCTGACCCGAGACTGGACCCTCATCGTACTCCAGACCCGAGGCAGCAGCCCGCGGACCCGCGCCATGACTTGCGCGGAGGAATCTCGGGGCGACTCAATGGAGATATGTGGAGCCAGCATCATCAACATCCTAGCGGGCCTAataagatgatgcccgctaGCAGTGTTAACCAATGGGGTGCACAG GGCCCCAAAGAACCGATCAAGTCATCTGGATGGGAAGAGCCCTCCCCACCAGCGGCGCGTCGTACCGGCACCGGTTTTGACGACGGCACATCACTATGGCAACGCGGTATGGGCGGCATGTCTCGAGGAGCACCCCAAGGCCCGCCCGCATCCCAAAGAATCGCACCCGCACCCACCAAGCCTGATGCGGTGTGGGGAGCCCATTCCCAGAGAAACGGGTCCTGGGAGGAACCTCACGCCACTGGATGGGGGGAAAGAGACGTCCCTGCTTGGCCCGATGCGTCTGGCCCAGCTCTATGGCCAGTCCCTAAGCCAAAACCCAGTGGACCTGCTGCCTGGCCTGATGACATTGGAGAGTGGGGTGGACCCAAGCCTCCTCAGAGCGCAATGCCCCATGGCAAGCAGCTGCCCAAGGAGATGGTGTGGAACAGCAAGCAGTTTAG ATACCTCGTCGAGTTGGGCTACAAGAAGGAAGATGTGGAGGCAGCGCTCCGCAGCCGCGACATGAATGCCGAGGAAGCCTTGGAAGCACTAGTAGCCGCACGTGGAGATGGCTGGAGACGTGACGACCATTTCCACCACGGGCCCTTCCAGCCACAGCCCACCGTGCCTTCGGTGCCGCCCGCTGTCGTGCAGAAGCTGCTCAACCAGCCACCACCGCCTTCCGTGCAGCATCATCCCTCTTACAACCCGAATAG TGGAACAGGAAGCAGCGGTCAGCCTAGCACGGCTCAACTGCGCATGCTCGTGCAACAGATCCAAATGGCCGTCTCTGCCGGGTACTTGAACCACCAGATCTTGAACCAACCGCTGGCGCCACAGACTCTGGTCCTGCTTAACCAGCTACTGCAGCAA ATCAAAGTGCTGCAGCACCTGGTACAGCAGCACACGCTGGCCATACCGAAGCCGAACTCGTCCGTCGCGATGCAGTTTTCTATGCAGATTACGAAGGCCAAGCAACAGATTACTGGTCTCCAG aaCCAAATAGCAAACCAGCAAGCGCTATACATGCAGAAGCAACAAACCGGTGGCAGCGACTTGTTCAAGCAGAGTCATGACCCACTCGCGCCGCTGCATAACAACTTCAGTGACTTGAACATTAAAGACTCACAATCC GCGTACGGCCCCGGCAACCAGCAGTCACGCTTGACCCAGTGGAAGCTGCCGTCTCTGGACAAAGACGGCGAAGGAACCGACTTCAGCCGCGCACCTGGCACGGCTAAGTCTGCCACCAGCCCGCAGCTCGGCCAGATTGGCCTGCAACCTGAGTC TACATGGGGCATGGGCCGCGCGTCAGAAGGCTGGGGCGATTCTGGCGCAGACGTGGCTGACGGCAAGGACACCTGGCCATCCCACGCCACTCACCCGCCTGCTTATGATCTGGTGCCCGAGTTCGAGCCAGGCAAGCCCTGGAAG GGCAACCAAATGAAGAACGTGGAAGACGACCCGGCTATGACCCCGGGCTCAGTCCGTTCTCCACTCTCACTGCCCAGTAGTATAAAAGACACTGACATGCTGGGAGGCAAGACGTCCCCACCAGGGGGTGAGAGGTCCCTATCCTCATCCACCTGGAGTTATGCACCCCCCGCCACGTCCGCTGGGGCTCTGAAGCCCATGGACGCGTGGAGCGCCAAGCCTCGCCCTGCTCCACCAGGCTTGGCCAAGTGGCCTCAACACCACGTGAACTCACGCCCTGTGACGTCTTGGCAAGCGTCCACTTGGCTGCTTTTGAAGAACCTCACTGCTCAG ATCGACGGCTCGACTCTGAAGACCCTGTGCCTGCAGCATGGGCCTCTACAGAATTTCCACCTATATTTGAACCAGGGACTGGCACTGGCACGCTACGCGACGCGCGAGGAGGCTGCTAAG GCCCAGATGGCGTTGAACAACTGCGTTTTGAGCAACACTACGATCTTCGCGGAATCGCCCGCCGAGTCTGAGGTGCAGATGATTTTGCAGCACCTCGGCCAGGGCGGCGGAGGCGCctggcgcggcggcggcggcggcgccaaG GACGGCTGGGGTGGTGGTTTTCCTGGCTTATGGCCGGAACAGCACGAGCAACGTGCAACACCCTCCTCTCTCAACTCGTTCCTGCCGCCGGACCTCCTCGGCGGGGAGTCCATCTAA
- the LOC123871878 gene encoding protein Gawky isoform X2 codes for MSNVSVILCVPHLIKDNCYSNIDTVTEPMQCNYSTSMSVVITNKFGAYKRVEEKNESQRVSVKMVDNNIYNVEFVDSIQQNQMIGDTPNYCIPLKINAITVQGISYSDPYFSSFNLNYKMALGAPEYMNKSDYAFKSSVCIIQDEPCTDKTLLKHMSAHKMICKTNTRINMSYDKSLETDHDNKVKHVSIETPKQPHKVKTFANGELTFDAMVELLDKENEILIELRKTEGANSWGVPRRLRLVGGGESSLNAASGWGSPPASNNVNSNKGNGNQIPPTSAASQSWQSSPPNMPNSQQNNNGAPQSNGTNNAANANGNGANPASTNGPSSNGSNGNSNNNSSAKIEQLNSMREALYSQDGWGGQHVNQDTNWDVPGSPEPGSKVEPATAGAQPAWKPSINNGAFLGTDLWEANLRNGGQPPPQPASKTPWGHTPTTNIGGTWGEDDDAADTGNVWTGAPPPQQWPAGPPQHTQQWAVPKKDDWNAWGEPHRPSDPRLDPHRTPDPRQQPADPRHDLRGGISGRLNGDMWSQHHQHPSGPNKMMPASSVNQWGAQGPKEPIKSSGWEEPSPPAARRTGTGFDDGTSLWQRGMGGMSRGAPQGPPASQRIAPAPTKPDAVWGAHSQRNGSWEEPHATGWGERDVPAWPDASGPALWPVPKPKPSGPAAWPDDIGEWGGPKPPQSAMPHGKQLPKEMVWNSKQFRYLVELGYKKEDVEAALRSRDMNAEEALEALVAARGDGWRRDDHFHHGPFQPQPTVPSVPPAVVQKLLNQPPPPSVQHHPSYNPNSGTGSSGQPSTAQLRMLVQQIQMAVSAGYLNHQILNQPLAPQTLVLLNQLLQQIKVLQHLVQQHTLAIPKPNSSVAMQFSMQITKAKQQITGLQNQIANQQALYMQKQQTGGSDLFKQSHDPLAPLHNNFSDLNIKDSQSAYGPGNQQSRLTQWKLPSLDKDGEGTDFSRAPGTAKSATSPQLGQIGLQPESTWGMGRASEGWGDSGADVADGKDTWPSHATHPPAYDLVPEFEPGKPWKGNQMKNVEDDPAMTPGSVRSPLSLPSSIKDTDMLGGKTSPPGGERSLSSSTWSYAPPATSAGALKPMDAWSAKPRPAPPGLAKWPQHHVNSRPVTSWQASTWLLLKNLTAQIDGSTLKTLCLQHGPLQNFHLYLNQGLALARYATREEAAKAQMALNNCVLSNTTIFAESPAESEVQMILQHLGQGGGGAWRGGGGGAKDGWGGGFPGLWPEQHEQRATPSSLNSFLPPDLLGGESI; via the exons ATGTCTAATGTTTCTGTAATATTATGTGTTCCACATTTAATTAAGGATAATTGTTATTCCAATATTGATACTGTTACCGAACCAATGCAATGTAATTACTCCACCTCCATGTCGGTGGTGATCACAAATAAATTTGGTGCTTATAAGCGAGTCGAAGAGAAGAATGAAAGTCAGCGAGTTAGTGTAAAAatggtagataataatatttataatgtagaGTTTGTTGATAGTATCCAACAAAACCAAATGATTGGCGATACGCCTAACTACTGCATTCCTTTAAAGATTAACGCCATAACAGTCCAGGGTATCTCATACAGTGACCCGTATTTCAGTAGCTTTAACTTAAACTATAAGATGGCGTTGGGAGCGCCGGAGTATATGAACAAGTCTGATTACGCTTTTAAATCCTCAGTTTGTATTATACAAGATGAGCCTTGCACGGACAAGACGCTACTAAAACATATGTCTGCTCATAAAATGATATGTAAAACGAACACTCGAATCAATATGTCTTACGACAAGTCTCTTGAAACCGACCATGACAATAAAGTGAAGCATGTTAGTATTGAAACACCAAAGCAACCACACAAAGTGAAGACTTTTGCCAACGGTGAGCTAACATTCGATGCAATGGTGGAGTTGCTTGATAAGGAGAATGAGATCCTCATAGAATTGAGGAAGACTGAAGGTGCGAACTCATGGGGAGTCCCACGCAGATTACGGCTGGTTGGTGGCGGAGAGAGCTCACTCAATGCTGCCAGTGGCTGGGGCAGCCCGCCTGCATCTAATAATG TGAACAGTAACAAGGGGAATGGCAATCAGATCCCGCCGACCAGTGCAGCGTCGCAGAGTTGGCAATCCTCCCCGCCTAATATGCCAAATTCACAGCAGAACAACAATGGTGCACCTCAAAGTAATG GCACAAACAATGCTGCCAACGCTAACGGCAATGGTGCCAACCCCGCGAGCACAAACGGGCCGTCTTCGAATGGCAGTAACGGGAATTCGAATAACAATTCCTCGGCGAAAATAGAACAGCTGAACTCCATGCGAGAGGCGTTGTACAGCCAGGATGGCTGGGGAGGC CAACACGTGAACCAAGATACTAATTGGGATGTGCCTGGGTCCCCCGAACCGGGTTCGAAAGTTGAGCCTGCCACCGCTGGAGCCCAACCGGCTTGGAAGCCGAGTATTAATAATGGTGCTTTTCTCGGAACTGATCTTTGGGAGGCTAATTTGAGGAACGGGGGACAGCCTCCGCCGCAGCCCGCTTCGAAGACTCCATGGGGACACACCCCTACGACGAATATCGGGGGCACATGGGGCGAAGATGATGACGCTGCGGATACTGGGAACGTTTGGACGGGGGCTCCTCCTCCCCAGCAATGGCCGGCTGGACCTCCCCAACATACGCAGCAATGGGCAGTACCGAAGAAAGACGACTGGAATGCTTGGGGTGAACCTCACAGGCCTTCTGACCCGAGACTGGACCCTCATCGTACTCCAGACCCGAGGCAGCAGCCCGCGGACCCGCGCCATGACTTGCGCGGAGGAATCTCGGGGCGACTCAATGGAGATATGTGGAGCCAGCATCATCAACATCCTAGCGGGCCTAataagatgatgcccgctaGCAGTGTTAACCAATGGGGTGCACAG GGCCCCAAAGAACCGATCAAGTCATCTGGATGGGAAGAGCCCTCCCCACCAGCGGCGCGTCGTACCGGCACCGGTTTTGACGACGGCACATCACTATGGCAACGCGGTATGGGCGGCATGTCTCGAGGAGCACCCCAAGGCCCGCCCGCATCCCAAAGAATCGCACCCGCACCCACCAAGCCTGATGCGGTGTGGGGAGCCCATTCCCAGAGAAACGGGTCCTGGGAGGAACCTCACGCCACTGGATGGGGGGAAAGAGACGTCCCTGCTTGGCCCGATGCGTCTGGCCCAGCTCTATGGCCAGTCCCTAAGCCAAAACCCAGTGGACCTGCTGCCTGGCCTGATGACATTGGAGAGTGGGGTGGACCCAAGCCTCCTCAGAGCGCAATGCCCCATGGCAAGCAGCTGCCCAAGGAGATGGTGTGGAACAGCAAGCAGTTTAG ATACCTCGTCGAGTTGGGCTACAAGAAGGAAGATGTGGAGGCAGCGCTCCGCAGCCGCGACATGAATGCCGAGGAAGCCTTGGAAGCACTAGTAGCCGCACGTGGAGATGGCTGGAGACGTGACGACCATTTCCACCACGGGCCCTTCCAGCCACAGCCCACCGTGCCTTCGGTGCCGCCCGCTGTCGTGCAGAAGCTGCTCAACCAGCCACCACCGCCTTCCGTGCAGCATCATCCCTCTTACAACCCGAATAG TGGAACAGGAAGCAGCGGTCAGCCTAGCACGGCTCAACTGCGCATGCTCGTGCAACAGATCCAAATGGCCGTCTCTGCCGGGTACTTGAACCACCAGATCTTGAACCAACCGCTGGCGCCACAGACTCTGGTCCTGCTTAACCAGCTACTGCAGCAA ATCAAAGTGCTGCAGCACCTGGTACAGCAGCACACGCTGGCCATACCGAAGCCGAACTCGTCCGTCGCGATGCAGTTTTCTATGCAGATTACGAAGGCCAAGCAACAGATTACTGGTCTCCAG aaCCAAATAGCAAACCAGCAAGCGCTATACATGCAGAAGCAACAAACCGGTGGCAGCGACTTGTTCAAGCAGAGTCATGACCCACTCGCGCCGCTGCATAACAACTTCAGTGACTTGAACATTAAAGACTCACAATCC GCGTACGGCCCCGGCAACCAGCAGTCACGCTTGACCCAGTGGAAGCTGCCGTCTCTGGACAAAGACGGCGAAGGAACCGACTTCAGCCGCGCACCTGGCACGGCTAAGTCTGCCACCAGCCCGCAGCTCGGCCAGATTGGCCTGCAACCTGAGTC TACATGGGGCATGGGCCGCGCGTCAGAAGGCTGGGGCGATTCTGGCGCAGACGTGGCTGACGGCAAGGACACCTGGCCATCCCACGCCACTCACCCGCCTGCTTATGATCTGGTGCCCGAGTTCGAGCCAGGCAAGCCCTGGAAG GGCAACCAAATGAAGAACGTGGAAGACGACCCGGCTATGACCCCGGGCTCAGTCCGTTCTCCACTCTCACTGCCCAGTAGTATAAAAGACACTGACATGCTGGGAGGCAAGACGTCCCCACCAGGGGGTGAGAGGTCCCTATCCTCATCCACCTGGAGTTATGCACCCCCCGCCACGTCCGCTGGGGCTCTGAAGCCCATGGACGCGTGGAGCGCCAAGCCTCGCCCTGCTCCACCAGGCTTGGCCAAGTGGCCTCAACACCACGTGAACTCACGCCCTGTGACGTCTTGGCAAGCGTCCACTTGGCTGCTTTTGAAGAACCTCACTGCTCAG ATCGACGGCTCGACTCTGAAGACCCTGTGCCTGCAGCATGGGCCTCTACAGAATTTCCACCTATATTTGAACCAGGGACTGGCACTGGCACGCTACGCGACGCGCGAGGAGGCTGCTAAG GCCCAGATGGCGTTGAACAACTGCGTTTTGAGCAACACTACGATCTTCGCGGAATCGCCCGCCGAGTCTGAGGTGCAGATGATTTTGCAGCACCTCGGCCAGGGCGGCGGAGGCGCctggcgcggcggcggcggcggcgccaaG GACGGCTGGGGTGGTGGTTTTCCTGGCTTATGGCCGGAACAGCACGAGCAACGTGCAACACCCTCCTCTCTCAACTCGTTCCTGCCGCCGGACCTCCTCGGCGGGGAGTCCATCTAA